DNA from Nocardioides yefusunii:
CTGATGGCCGGGGCGGCCGAGGTCGTCTACGTGGCACCTGGCCCGTCCCCGGACGTGGAAGGTGACCCGGACTGGGCGGCGCGCGTCGCACTGCACCGTTCCCGACGCCCGGCGTCGTGGAGGACGGTCGAAGGCACCGACGTGGCATCCGCCCTCGGTGGCGCGGGTGCGGTGATGGTGGACTGCCTGGGCACGTGGGTCACCAGCGTGATCGACGAGGAGAGTGCCTGGGAGCGCTCCTCCGACGACCTCCACGCTCTGGTTCAGGCGCGTCTCGACGTCGTGCTCGCAGCTGCTGCGTCGCACCCGGGTCGGATCGTCTGGGTGACCAACGAGGTCGGCATGGGGCTCGTCCCCGAGCACCGCTCCGGTCGGATCTTCCGGGACCTGCTCGGCACCGTCAACCAGCGGGTCGCGGCGTCGTCCGAGGCCGTGCACCTGGTGGTGGCCGGTCGCGTCCTGGAACTCTGACTCGCAGGGTGGCACTCAGCCAGCGCTGAGGACCACGAGCAGTGCGGTGAGCGCGAGTTCGACCCCGGCACCGTAGACGTCGCCGGTGACGCCTCCGAGGCGGCGGGTCGTGTGGCGCACCAGCACCAGCACTGTCGCGACTGCGGCGAGCGCGGCCAGAACCGGCTGCCAGAGCGGGAGGCCGGCTGCTGCGCCGGCACCGGTCAGGAGAGCGGCCAGCGCCACCCAGAGGGCGGCTGCGGCGCCCGTCAGAACGACCCCGGCCATCGGGTGCCCCAGCCCGTCACGACGGGCCGGAAGGACGCCGCGGCGACACGTCAGGGCCAGAGCGCCGCGCGAGGCCAGGACAGCGACGCCGGCGAGCAGGGAACCCTGCCAGGAAGTCAGCAGCGTTGCGAGGGCAGCGGCCTGCATCCCGGCGACCACGACGGTGGCCATGACGCCCGCCGGGCCGGAGGTGCCGGTCTTCATCACCGCGAGGCTGCGTTCGCGGTCGTAGGAGGCGGTGAGTCCGTCGACGGTGTCGGAGAGCCCGTCGACGTGCATGACGCGGGAGCCGAGCGCGAGCACCGCCACCGCGCCGAACGCGGCCACCAGTGCCGGGACGTCCACCACGACGGCGAGAAGACCCACCAGGACCACGCCGATGCCCAGCGGCAGGACCGCCGCCGGGGCGAGCAGCACG
Protein-coding regions in this window:
- a CDS encoding bifunctional adenosylcobinamide kinase/adenosylcobinamide-phosphate guanylyltransferase, whose amino-acid sequence is MLVTGGVRSGKSTHAETLMAGAAEVVYVAPGPSPDVEGDPDWAARVALHRSRRPASWRTVEGTDVASALGGAGAVMVDCLGTWVTSVIDEESAWERSSDDLHALVQARLDVVLAAAASHPGRIVWVTNEVGMGLVPEHRSGRIFRDLLGTVNQRVAASSEAVHLVVAGRVLEL
- a CDS encoding adenosylcobinamide-GDP ribazoletransferase — its product is MSSHRGGTASGPVTLRDSWRLAAGTLTALPTAMPSRVDAVVARGCVLLAPAAVLPLGIGVVLVGLLAVVVDVPALVAAFGAVAVLALGSRVMHVDGLSDTVDGLTASYDRERSLAVMKTGTSGPAGVMATVVVAGMQAAALATLLTSWQGSLLAGVAVLASRGALALTCRRGVLPARRDGLGHPMAGVVLTGAAAALWVALAALLTGAGAAAGLPLWQPVLAALAAVATVLVLVRHTTRRLGGVTGDVYGAGVELALTALLVVLSAG